A window of the Pristiophorus japonicus isolate sPriJap1 chromosome 13, sPriJap1.hap1, whole genome shotgun sequence genome harbors these coding sequences:
- the gas8 gene encoding dynein regulatory complex subunit 4 encodes MAPKKKKGKAGKKAKTPTVIDGLSTDAMSKEQLEEHIVRLREELDREREERNYFQLERDKIHTFWEITKRQLEERKSELRNKDREMEDAEERHQVEIKVYKQKVKHLLYEHQNNLAELKAENTVAIKMEQKEHYDQERDILNDTRNLKVELKEQELSNENMMKTLKLKTDEEFTRLWNDFEKQTEDIEVKYHRKMDVLRDEMELKRKTEIHEIEERKNGQINALMKNHEKAFSDIKNYYNDITLNNLALINSLKEQVEEMKWKEERLEKEMAELQYQNRRLADPLQKAQEEVARLTKLLANYNQDKGFLARARAKLKMMDKEMKQFRWEHEVLEQRFCKVQEERDELYSKFEKAVQEVQQKTGLKNVILEQKLCVLSDCLEKKEAQLNEVLAASNLDPTALTMITRKLEDVLDSKNNVIKDLQYELARVCKAHNDLLRTYEAKLVAFGIPVDELGFKPLETAFCGQNIGQGPAGLVAAVT; translated from the exons GCACCTAAAAAGAAAAAAGGGAAAGCAGGCAAGAAAGCAAAAACACCAACAGTGATCGATGGCCTTTCTACAGATGCGATGTCTAAGGAGCAG TTGGAGGAACACATTGTTCGGCTGCGTGAAGAGCTCGACAGAGAACGAGAAGAACGGAACTACTTTCAGCTTGAGCGTGATAAAATCCACACTTTCTGGGAGATCACAAAGCGGCAGCTAGAGGAGAGGAAGTCAGAATTAAGAAACAAAGACCGAGAAATGGAGGATGCAGAGGAACGACACCAGGTGGAAATTAAG GTCTACAAGCAGAAAGTCAAACACCTATTGTATGAACATCAGAATAACCTCGCTGAGTTGAAGGCAGAGAATACAGTGGCCATAAAAATGGAGCAAAAAGAGCATTATGACCAGGAACGCGATATACTAAATGATACAAGAAACttaaaggtggaactgaaggaacaAGAGCTCTCCAATGAAAACATGATGAAAACCCTGAAACTG AAAACCGATGAAGAGTTTACAAGATTGTGGAATGACTTTGAGAAACAAACAGAAG ATATTGAAGTTAAGTATCACAGGAAGATGGACGTGTTGCGTGACGAGATGGAATTGAAAAGGAAAACAGAAATTCATGAAATTGAAGAAAGAAAGAATGGTCAGATCAATGCATTGATGAAAAACCATGAAAAAGCCTTCAGTGATATCAAAAATTACTACAATGACATTACTCTTAACAACCTTGCACTCATTAACTCATTGAAG GAACAAGTGGAAGAGATGAAGTGGAAAGAAGAACGACTAGAGAAAGAAATGGCTGAGCTTCAGTATCAGAACAGGCGTCTGGCAGACCCACTGCAGAAGGCACAAGAAGAGGTGGCAAGACTTACTAAACTATTGGCTAACTATAACCAGGATAAAGGTTTTCTTGCA CGTGCTAGAGCAAAGCTTAAAATGATGGACAAAGAAATGAAGCAGTTTAGGTGGGAGCATGAAGTACTAGAGCAGCGCTTTTGCAAG GTTCAAGAAGAGCGGGATGAACTGTACAGTAAATTTGAGAAAGCTGTTCAGGAGGTTCAGCAGAAGACTGGCTTAAAGAATGTTATCCTTGAGCAGAAACTTTGTGTACTGTCTGACTGCCTGGAGAAGAAAGAAGCACAATTGAATGAGGTCCTCGCTGCTTCCAACCTCGACCCAACCGCACTCACTATGATCACTCGCAAATTGGAG GATGTCCTGGACTCTAAGAACAATGTTATCAAGGACCTACAGTATGAACTGGCTCGGGTTTGTAAG GCTCACAATGACTTGCTGCGAACTTACGAGGCAAAACTTGTAGCATTTGGAATTCCAGTAGATGAGCTTGGATTCAAACCATTGGAGACTGCCTTTTGTGGACAAAACATTGGTCAGGGCCCAGCTGGGCTGGTTGCTGCTGTGACATAG
- the uraha gene encoding 5-hydroxyisourate hydrolase isoform X2 — protein sequence MAQSPLTTHILNTAQGVPATHVAVSVSRLEDKDWVEIARGVTNSDGRCPDLLTSQTFIPGTYKMKFATAEYWESLKMPSFYPYIEIVFYILDTSQKYHIALLLSPFSYSTYRGS from the exons ATGGCACAGAGCCCTCTAACTACCCACATACTCAACACAGCACAAGGTGTCCCTGCTACTCATGTGGCTGTTAGCGTTTCCAGACTGGAGGATAAGGACTGGGTGGAGATTGCAAGAGG GGTTACTAATTCAGATGGCAGGTGCCCAGACCTGCTTACATCACAAACCTTTATTCCTGGAACATACAAGATGAAATTTGCGACAGCTGAATACTGGGAATCGTTAAAGATGCCCAGCTTCTACCCATACATAGAG ATTGTCTTCTACATCTTGGATACAAGTCAGAAGTACCACATTGCTCTTCTCCTGAGTCCCTTCTCGTACAGTACCTATCGAGGATCCTAA